The Glycine max cultivar Williams 82 chromosome 17, Glycine_max_v4.0, whole genome shotgun sequence genome contains the following window.
gcacagaatgatgcatgcacctgactcaacactcaaatgcaatgtggtacgtaccaacaacaatcaaatctcaggaaatagcctaagcgtgtccacacgacactctcacttagggaactgtgctgagttcgTCGGGACCACCCgattgtgcacgtaacagcccccctcccataggtgatcagcctgggagcccaaaggtcttccctaccaggtgacagccccctcagtacaaagtacacttggccacagttactctatttcctgtgtcgtatgagctatgatcacgaccaaaagtaagtgccaaagaccatggaccaattaaagcgcctaagcatcccctcataaatgcttagattctctaaccacgctagttacccatgTCTGGGCCATTCGACATGGTCAGTGCACtttaccccccatgacatacactccatacgacgtatgaacgtggccaaaagctagtgccaaagaccctggaaggttaGTGCatagtgccccccacgaacatacacaacatccaacgtatgaacgtggccaaaagctagtgccaaagaccctggaaggtcagtgcaccatgccccccacgaacatacacaacatgcacatgtcaatgcatttccaacatcaattaacattccatttccatgtcattctcaacataaatatcatctcgtctcaatgacgttatcaacaacaacagcaacctcatttcatattcacatattcatcaataataacaattcatgttgacatggtctttattaacaacgtcatctcaaatcaatatcatcataattatcattatcatcacatatcaattaaaatcctcaatagcgacatcaacaacaaatcgCATTTCgcacatatatatttctttcgtgcctgagattcacactcacaggtcttcaaacaacacaacaatatcattcatcacaatatatatatatatatatatatatatatatatatatatatatatatatatatatatatatatatatatcgcatcccattcgtcaaaaCATAGGTTCTCCTAaaaaaccagcatgcatatcaataacaattttatcgcatcccattaattcaaaacataatattcttgaaagaaaaatcagcatgcaacagggacagacaaatatcctcatagctaggtttcCTGACCCtagctatggtgttaaaacggtaaattttataataaactcccctcacctatcgtgagctaccctGCGGGTTCCTCgtgcgtcacttgaagattcctttttcttctccGCTCGTCGGTTCCAtgcaagcctctaccatgccaaaatgaaggagacttaatatggatttTCAGAAACAAAGCTAACAACAATGCTCtaggtcaaacacccacatcactacatggaagagctgagagcatttcgggttttacaaaggaagcGTAAAACACGaaatggcggttccaaagtcaaaaaagatgaaaagacaagctgaaactaacaagaaacaaacaTGGAATCATGGTTACCtcaaaggaaaatgaaaggtcagattagggtttcgttctctaccgaaaccgcggGCCAAGTTGGAAAATTTCGCTTTGATTGAAGGGTTGCTCTCGGTGTGGGATTTCAACGGAGAACAACGGCGATTTGCagtggctaatggtggctgtgAGTGATGGATAAAGTTCTTGGGACGTTAGAAATGGCTTTGGcagaaagaaaggagaagaaatggcatttttcctaagctacacgaaagcgaAGGCTAAAACGCTCAAGTGAGAAATGCTCTCGGAAACAGAAGCCTCTCACACACCCCAGAcgtcttctcaaagatcccaacggtaaGATCGTggacaagtgtcttgtgaagctTTAGGCCGAATTTGGaaaagatccaacggttaacgaaggcgGGGCATCATTTTTACCAAGGCAGCTCAtgtagcttcctcaagaagcttcattaagaggcttcctcaagaagcttcctcgtggcttctttgagaagttttctcaagaggTTTCTTTGAGAAGTtagatccttatctacccacacccctctattaactaaattaatctccttgaaaataattacggataaaaataacgcaacaaatataatcaaacatcaaacataattactaaaaatatatagatatatatcagggtgttacaactctcccacccttttagaaatttcgtCCTCGAAATTTACCTTACTCAAACAAGGATGGGTGAGCTTCTCGCATCTGACTTTCCAATTGCCACGTGGCATCTTCTCCTGATGCACCTCCCCAAATCACCTTGATCAACAGAATCTCTTTCCCTCTTAGGTGTTTTGTTCGCATATCCTCGATCCTCAAaggcaatgtttcatatgtcaaattCTCCTTCACTTGTACATCATCCCATTCAATTACATGGGATGGATCATGGATATACTTATGgagttgagacacatgaaagacattgtgaagattagaaagagATGGGGGTAATGTAATTTGGTATGCCACCGGGCCAACTCTcttaagaatttggaaaggaccAATAAAGTGAGGTGTGAGTTTTCGGGATTTCAATGCTCGACCAACCCTAGTCCACggagtgactctcaagaatacatgatcaccaacctcgAATTCCAGATCTTTCCTCCTCTTATCATGATAACTTTTCTGCCTACTATGAGCAGTCCTCATCCTttcttggatcaacttgatcttctCTGTGGTTTGTTGTACCACTTCCAGTCCTAAGGTAAGGCCTTCTTCGGGCTCTAACCAACATAAGGGTGTcctacaccttctaccatacaaaGCTTTATAGGGAGCCATGCCAATGGTAGAGTGAAAACCGTTATTATAAGTGAATTCTATCAATGGAAGAAAACTCTCCCAGCTTCCCTTCTGTTCTAAGACACACGCCCTCAAAAGGTCCTCCAATGGCTGAATGGTCCGTTTAGTTTGGCCATCAGTCTGAGGATGGTAGGCTGAACTTAGTCTAAGCTTGGTTCCTAATGCTTTGTTCAAactctcccaaaatctagaggtgAATCTAGGATCTCTATCTGATACTATGGCACACCATGTAATCTGACAATCTCACTTATATACAAGGTGGTAAACTTCTCCAAGGAAACTATGATATTAATGGGAATGAAGTAAGCAGACTTAGTCAATCTGTCAACAATAACCCAGATAGAATCTAAACCTCTAGGGGTTCTAGGTAGTCCTAccacaaaatccatggaaataTTGTCCCACTTCCACTGGGGTATCTCTAAGGATTGTAACTTCCCTGAAGGTCTCTgatgttctatcttagccttcTGACAGACTAGGCATGCATACACAAACTCACTAACCTCTCTCCTCATgttgggccaccaaaacatcGTCTTTAAATCctgatacatcttggtagcaccaGGATGGATGCTCAAATTACTCCTATGTCCTTCCTCTAAGATCATCTTCTTAAGTTCAAGCACATTGGGAACACAAATCCTATTTTGAAGTCTCAAAACTCCATCTGATCCAACATTGAAACTACTATCCCTTCCTGACTCTATAGCCTCTAACTGAGTCCTTAGAAAAGGATCAATCTTCTGACCTTCCCTAATATCACCTAGTAACTCACTAGTGATACTCAAAGTTCCTAATCTCCACTATTAGGAGTAACCTCACATGCAAGACTAAGGTCTCTAAACTGTTCTAGGAGATCCATCTCTCTAACCATCAAGGCAGAAATATGTAGAgatttcctactcaaggcattaaccactacattggctttacTGGGATGGTAGCTAAGCTGAAAATCATAATCTTTAAGAAACTCTAATCATTTCCTTTGTCTCATGTTCAACTCCTTCTGACTAAACAAGTACTTAAGGCTCTTATAATCACTAAACACCTCGAACTTAGAGCCAAATAGctaatgcctccaaatcttaAGGGCAAAAACTACAACAGCCAACTTTAGATCATGGGTGGGATAATTGCTCTCATGAGTCTTAAGCTgtctagaagcataggccaccacttggccattttgcatcaacactccgcctaaacccatctttgatgcatcacaatacacctcaaATGGTTCTCTCAGGTTAGGCAAAACTAGCACTAGAGCAGTCGTCAATCTTACCTTAAGGGTTTGGAAACTATGCTCACATTGGATATCCCACATAAAAGCTTGACCCTTACGAGTCAGTTTAGTCAATGGTAGAGCCAACTTGGAGAAACCTTCTATGAATCTCCAGTAGTATCCTGTTAAGCCTAGAAAACTCTTAATCTCAAAAACAGACTTAGGACTCTCCCACTTAAGAACAACTTCTATCTTAGATGGATCTACAGCTATACCCCCTTGAGATATTACATGCCCTaggaaactaactttctctaaccaaaactcatacttggacaacttagcatagAGTTGCCGGTCCTTAAGggtatgcaacacaatcctcaaatGTTCTTCATGTTCCTTTCTAGTCTTGGAGTATACCAAAATGTCATCTATAAATACTACCACAAAACTATCAAGGTGAGGGTGAAAATCTCTATTCATGTAGTCCATAAACACTCctggagcattagtcacaccaAAGGGCATGACTAGATACTCATAGTGACCATAACGGGTCCTAAAAGCAGTCTTTGGTATATCCTCAGACTTCACTCGGTTCTGATGATAACCCGACCAAAGGTATATCTTGCTAAACACACAAGCTCCTACCAGCTGGTCCATAAGGTCATCTATTCTAGGCAAAGGGTACTTATTCCTAGTCGTCACCTTATTCAGCTGGCGGTAATCCACACACAACCTCATggttccatctttcttcttcactagcaACACTGGGGCTCCCCATAGAGACACGCTAGGCCTAACAAATTgcttatccaacaactcctctaaCTGTTTCTTAAACTTAGCTAACTCTATaggagacatcctataaggagctatggatatgggtccagCACCAGGTACTAAGTCTATGgaaaactctatctctctctcaggtggcagACCGGATATATCCTCAGGAAACACTTCAGGAAACTCTCTGACAATAGGGAGGTCACACATANNNNNNNNNNNNNNNNNNNNNNNNNNNNNNNNNNNNNNNNNNNNNNNNNNNNNNNNNNNNNNNNNNNNNNNNNNNNNNNNNNNNNNNNNNNNNNNNNNNNCCACGGCTAGACAAGATCATGTACACTTGAGCATCTTCCTTTAAAGATGTCACAACTAGGTTGGCAGAGATAAACATCATATCCTTACTCACTCCAGAATCATCAAACACCACACTTTTatcaaaacagttcaacaagacatggttggaagataaccagttcataccaagaataacatcaTTCTGactcaaaggcaaacaaatcaaatcaatcaagaatGTTCTACCAGAAATCTCCATAGgacaattcaaacacacatcAGAAGTTAACTCAGAACCACTAGTAGGGGTCTCTACTACTAGATCTTTATTTAAGGAAGACACAAAAAGCTTAAGTTTTCTTACACACAAACAGGATATAAAGGAATGGGTGGAACCAGAATCAAACAACACAAGCAAAGGAATCCCATTTATGAAATATCTACCTTGGATTAGATCTTTGGATTTCGAAGCTTCAACACCATTAAGGGTAAAGACTCTTCCCGTGGCCTTTGGATGTCCAGTTTGACCATTCGGGCCTCCaccatttttctctttcttgagTCATGAACAATCTCTTTGAGTGTGTCCCTTTTGTccataattaaaacatgttacGCCTATATCAGGACAATTTGAGGAGATGTGCCTTGGCTTACCACATCTGTAACAAATGATATGAGTGGAGAAAGTATTGGGTTTGCTACTGCTACCACCTGCAAATCCCCTAGCAACAGTCCTCTGATTGTCATGGCGGTTACCATATTGCTTAGAAGGAGTCGAATATGGTTTTCCTCGATGTTGAGGCCCATTCTTTTTGTTCCTTATTGGACCTGTACTCCTATAATAGGCCGCCTTGTCTCGGGAATCTTCATCCCAAATTCGACACATGTTAACCAAAAGTGGGAACTGACGAACACCTTGGTAATTCACAGCTTGCTTCACTTTAGGTCGCAAGCCATTCAGAAACTTTACACACTTGGAAATTTCACCATCTCTCCCTTGATAGTGGGGAAAGTACCTCACCAGCTCCTCAAACTTGGCTGCATATTCAGCCACAGTCATACTTCCCTACTTAAGCTCCAAGAACTCCATCTCCTTCTTGTTCCTAACATCCTTGGGAAAGTATTTCTCCAAAAACACTCTCTTGAAGACATCCCAGGTCACATCTTGACCTTTAGCCTCTAGGCATTGGCGAGTATTCTCCCACCAATACTCAGCCTCTTCCACTAGAGTATATGCACCAAAAGCAACCTTTTGCCCCTCCGGACATGCCATAACTCggaaaattttctcaatttccctTATCCAGTTCTGAGCACTGTCAGGGTTGTATCCTCCATTGAATGAAGGAGGGTTGTTTTGTTGGAAGCGTTCCAACCCCTGGTACTCAACAGCTCTAccagcttctcccctatttggaTTCCCTATAGCCAGAGCTAAGGCTTGAAGGGCATCCGCTATCGCACGATCATTCCGTCCGACCATCACTTCCTATACACACCAGGGAGTTAGACTTGGAAGGAATACACACAAACAAAGAACCACACAACAATCACAACCATCACAAATTCCTACTCAGTTACTCTTGAGAGTTGATGCCTCAAGACATTAACACTCTCTCTCCATCATTTGTATTTTCTGATCGCTTGTCATATCATCCCATTGcccttcacaaattatacagaTGGCCAGTCTGATAACCCGTGACACGGCATTGAAATTCATTGTATAATAGACATCAGAAAAACAAATCCAATATGACTACAACAATCAAATCTCTATAGCTCATAGAAACACAACTAGTGAGTAAGGGCTAATAGCAAACAACGAACATCAAACATCAGCAAACAACCAACACCAAGCATTCAACAAAACAATCAGAGAATGCACAGAAAAACATAGCAGACTCACAACTCACTGGCCaaaaggttcgacctgctctgataccaccaaaTATAACGACCCACCTCGTCGCCACGAACAATGtttgtgatcatcacaggtatcaaccacatgatacaacattgcaagggtgagttcattataaaaagaaccaatatcaattccaaataaccacaattagcaaccaacgtaggcaaacatgatgagcatacacaaaattcattattcaacactcatatccaacaaatattcatcatccacattcaacaattactcatcatccatccatgcacccaatcaagactgcacagaatgatgcatgcacctgactcaacactcaaatgcaatgtggtacgtaccaacaacaatcaaatctcaggaaatagcctaagcgtgtccacacgacactctcacttagggaactgtgttGAGTTCGTCGGGACCGCCCgattgtgcacgtaacagcccccctcccataggtgatcagcctgggagcccaaaggtcttccctaccaggtgacagcccccttagtacaaagtacacttggccacagttactctatttcctgtgtcgtatgagctatgatcacgaccaaaagtaagtgccaaagaccatggaccaattaaagcgcctaagcatcccctcagaaatgcttagattctctaaccatgctagttacccacgtttgggccatccaacaaggtcagtgcactctaccccccatgacattcactccatacgacgtatgaacgtGNNNNNNNNNNNNNNNNNNNNNNNNNNNNNNNNNNNNNNNNNNNNNNNNNNNNNNNNNNNNNNNNNNNNNNNNNNNNNNNNNNNNNNNNNNNNNNNNNNNNtgaacatacacaacatccaacgaaTGAACAGGGCCAAagagctagtgccaaagaccttgGGAAGGTTAGTGCATAGTGCCCCCGGATGAACATAAACAACATGCACagtgccaatgcatttccaacat
Protein-coding sequences here:
- the LOC112999937 gene encoding uncharacterized protein — protein: MAPYKALYGRRCRTPLCWLEPEEGLTLGLEVVQQTTEKIKLIQERMRTAHSRQKSYHDKRRKDLEFEVGDHVFLRVTPWTRVGRALKSRKLTPHFIGPFQILKRVGPVAYQITLPPSLSNLHNVFHVSQLHKYIHDPSHVIEWDDVQVKENLTYETLPLRIEDMRTKHLRGKEILLIKVIWGGASGEDATWQLESQMREAHPSLFE